A genomic stretch from Bradyrhizobium quebecense includes:
- a CDS encoding MarR family winged helix-turn-helix transcriptional regulator, with translation MVRKQTAADQALRLDNQICFAVYSTAHAFNRVYKPLLDRLGLTYPQYLVMLALWERDDVPVKDLGERLFLDSGTLTPLLKRLEAAELIRRTRSTEDERVVLIALTPQGHALREKAKAVPQSILAASDCTVGELMAMKDEIVALRDRLNAVLGE, from the coding sequence ATGGTCAGGAAACAAACGGCGGCGGATCAGGCGCTGCGGCTCGATAACCAGATCTGCTTTGCGGTCTATTCGACCGCGCACGCCTTCAACCGCGTCTACAAGCCGCTGCTCGACCGGCTCGGGCTGACCTATCCGCAGTATCTCGTGATGCTGGCGCTGTGGGAGCGCGACGACGTGCCGGTGAAAGACCTTGGCGAGCGGCTGTTCCTGGATTCCGGCACGCTGACACCGCTGCTGAAACGGCTCGAAGCGGCGGAACTGATCCGGCGGACCCGCAGCACCGAAGACGAGCGGGTCGTGCTGATCGCGCTGACGCCGCAGGGCCACGCGCTGCGTGAAAAGGCCAAGGCCGTTCCGCAGTCGATCCTCGCGGCCTCGGACTGCACGGTTGGTGAGCTGATGGCGATGAAGGATGAGATCGTCGCGCTGCGCGACCGGCTGAATGCGGTGCTGGGGGAGTAG
- a CDS encoding TIGR02300 family protein — protein sequence MAKSELGTKRICPTTGKKFYDLNKNPVISPYTGEVVPIAPVTPPRGRGATVSSPATAAEMPEAAETEELVSLEEADAEENTGKVKAVVPESEDDIEVDETIDDDDDDDSTFIADEEEGDEDVTDIIGDVGGDEET from the coding sequence TTGGCCAAGTCCGAGCTCGGAACCAAGCGCATTTGCCCGACCACGGGCAAGAAGTTCTACGACCTCAACAAGAATCCGGTGATTTCGCCCTACACCGGTGAGGTCGTGCCGATCGCGCCTGTCACCCCGCCGCGGGGTCGTGGCGCCACCGTCAGTTCGCCCGCGACCGCCGCCGAGATGCCCGAGGCGGCCGAGACCGAAGAGTTGGTCTCGCTCGAGGAGGCCGATGCCGAGGAGAACACCGGCAAGGTCAAGGCCGTGGTTCCCGAATCCGAGGACGATATCGAGGTCGATGAGACCATCGACGACGATGACGACGACGATTCGACCTTCATCGCCGACGAGGAAGAGGGCGATGAGGACGTGACCGATATTATTGGTGACGTCGGCGGTGACGAAGAGACTTGA
- the aroA gene encoding 3-phosphoshikimate 1-carboxyvinyltransferase, with amino-acid sequence MAHSDTPTPLESRVCGPLAGKVRVPGDKSISHRALILGALSVGETRISGLLEGEDVLNTAKSMRALGAKVERTAPFTWSVSGVGVGGFAQPAAPLDFGNSGTGCRLVMGAVAGCPIAAIFDGDASLRSRPMRRILDPLELMGARTSDIREGGRLPLTLHGARYPVPIVYKTPVASAQIKSAVLLAGLSAPGITTVIEQEASRDHTELMLKHFGAEISTEKEGSHGRRISLNGEPELHGAQVVVPADPSSASFPIVAALIVEGSDVVFSDVMTNPLRTGLFTTLREMGASIEESDLRGDAGEPMAQLRVRASKLKGVEVPPERAPSMIDEYLVLAVAAAFAEGTTIMRGLQELRVKESDRLEATADMLRVNGVKVKVSGDDLIVAGRGHVPGGGLVATHMDHRIAMSALVMGCASDRPVKIDDTAFIATSFPDFIPMMRALGADFA; translated from the coding sequence TTGGCTCATTCCGACACCCCGACCCCGCTGGAATCGCGCGTTTGCGGCCCCCTGGCCGGCAAGGTCCGCGTTCCCGGCGACAAATCGATTTCCCACCGCGCCCTGATCCTCGGGGCGCTTTCGGTCGGCGAAACCCGCATTTCCGGCCTTCTGGAGGGCGAGGACGTCCTCAATACCGCCAAATCCATGCGCGCGCTGGGCGCCAAGGTGGAGCGGACGGCGCCCTTTACCTGGTCGGTCTCGGGCGTCGGCGTCGGCGGCTTCGCCCAGCCCGCGGCCCCGCTCGATTTCGGCAATTCCGGCACCGGCTGCCGGCTGGTGATGGGCGCGGTGGCCGGCTGCCCGATCGCGGCCATTTTCGACGGCGACGCCTCGCTGCGCTCGCGCCCGATGCGCCGGATTCTCGATCCGCTGGAGCTGATGGGCGCCCGGACCAGCGACATCAGGGAGGGCGGCCGGCTGCCGCTCACCCTGCACGGCGCCCGCTATCCGGTGCCGATCGTCTACAAGACCCCGGTCGCCTCGGCCCAGATCAAGTCCGCGGTGCTGCTGGCGGGCCTGTCCGCGCCCGGCATCACCACGGTCATCGAGCAGGAGGCGAGCCGCGACCACACCGAACTGATGCTGAAGCATTTCGGCGCCGAGATCTCCACGGAGAAGGAAGGCAGTCACGGCCGCAGGATCTCGCTGAACGGCGAGCCCGAGCTGCATGGCGCCCAGGTCGTGGTGCCCGCCGATCCGTCCTCGGCGTCGTTCCCGATCGTCGCGGCGCTGATTGTCGAAGGGTCCGACGTCGTGTTCTCCGACGTGATGACCAATCCCCTGCGCACCGGCCTGTTCACCACGTTGCGTGAAATGGGCGCCTCGATCGAGGAGAGCGATCTGCGCGGCGATGCCGGCGAGCCGATGGCGCAATTGCGCGTACGCGCCTCGAAGCTGAAGGGCGTCGAGGTGCCGCCGGAGCGCGCGCCGTCGATGATCGACGAATATCTGGTGCTGGCGGTTGCGGCGGCGTTTGCCGAGGGCACCACGATCATGCGCGGCCTGCAGGAGCTGCGCGTCAAGGAGTCCGATCGTCTCGAAGCCACCGCCGACATGCTGCGCGTCAACGGCGTCAAGGTCAAGGTTTCCGGCGATGATCTGATCGTCGCGGGCCGCGGCCACGTTCCAGGCGGCGGCCTTGTTGCCACCCATATGGATCATCGCATCGCGATGTCGGCGCTGGTGATGGGCTGTGCTTCGGATCGGCCGGTGAAGATTGATGACACCGCCTTCATCGCCACCAGTTTCCCGGATTTCATTCCGATGATGCGCGCGCTCGGAGCTGACTTCGCATGA